The Ascaphus truei isolate aAscTru1 chromosome 12, aAscTru1.hap1, whole genome shotgun sequence region ggggggaaatcactacCCGCCCCCCCAGTGACCCACCGCCGCTGaactctgaagggggggggattaCAACCCAAAGGGAGCCGCCGCctagctctgaaggggggggggggggaattggagatATGAAGAGGGGCGGGTGGGCTATGACCGAGGAGGGAGAAAtcaggggggggaatggaggtgtgaatgggggggggggaaatggaagtGTGAATGGGGGGGACGGAGCTTTGAACGGGGGGACGGAGCTTTTGAACGGGGGGGGCGGAGCTGTTatggggggggaacggagctgtgaagggggggcagagctgtgaacaggggggaacggagctatgaacggggggggaacagagctatgaatggggggggaacggagctatgaatggggggggaggggaacagacCTGCTAAGGGTGGGGGGGAATCAccaatgtgaaggggggggaggtgtgaaggggggggcattcatgtgcagggggggcagATTGCTGTCAgcgagggagaaaggggaagggggagaggctaatggggagagagggaggggaatggggagagagaaatagagagaggggaatggggagagaagggggaaaggggagagaaagagagggggagcggagagagaggtggagcgggaaaattaaatcccgggcaacgccgggtatatcagctagtttataataaaaaaatgcagAAGGGGAAAACATGCAAAGTGTGTAAACAAATAACACATTAATTGTATATAGAGTAATATAATACAGCAAcgattatttttaaaaaaaactgtgtGTTGAGCACACGAGTTCTActgtaagtcaaacttctttgcgttttgtcactgaaattgttttgctttttatgatttacattgaatgaaagacttttgagagtaacagcatttagatactttacaatctaaaatatatgtatcttactttagttatcataagtcttAAATAATCTATTCCAAGTGATAGTATGGAAatttcaacacaaaaataaataaaaataaattatactctcaaatctATCATTGAAttaacatcaccatcacaaatacaatttctgtgacaaaacacaaaagtttaacttacaatgcgcatgctcagcaccccccccccccccccctcaagtaGTTTGCAAATGGAGGAAACCAGAAATCGATTTGGTGGCAAGGAAAAGAATACAAAAGTAAACAGATTCTGTTTCCTCTACCGGAACATCTAGACGTAATGACACTGAAGTGGGATTTCGGACTGGCATATATTTTGTGATGTCTCTGTCATGCTGCAGGGTCTTTTGTCTCATATTAAAGGCAGGAAACTTAGAGTTTGTTGagcagggtttatttacagggaaacGTTACTGCAAAAAGATAGTTTATTGACTGTGATAATCAAATGCATCctagcatggacgcggcctaccTACAGTACCAATGGGAGAACTAACCTCTTTTCCCCATTCTTTATATTTACTGTACTGCTATATGAAAACCATGCAATATTTAGATATAACCTTGATGTAGCAAAGCACAATACCATGCCAATCAAGCTCTATTCTAACTTCTGTATTTCTCTACTTTCATATGTGAAGACATGTTGTTTACTCTGTGATAGTTTTCAGGTACAGTATACTATTTGTGTAACAATAAGTTAAATCATAGGCTCCATTTTggtaaattctgggcattattgaaatccctgctctctggttaAAATACcgagcattatccaatcagtaatggcccggaaattttgccaagtttttcagccaataaGCTTCCAGTTTTCATTCATgaagagtgagatcagctctcagacaggggaggtgattggacaagaggcaccagcaaggcacttactcctcccccaccctgtatGCAGAGATCTcggcacaggagagtgaggggaaaggtttgtgtgtctgttgtgttttGTGGGTTTAAAGGGGGCCAATAGAGTCTGttttagaggggggggggctgcattgtgtgtgttttgtgggtgaagGAGGGGTGAGGTGTGCTTTTTGTGTGTCTGCAgggtgtgggtttacaggggggctgctggtttgtgttttgtggatgtagggGAGGCAGCAGTctattttgttggtgtgtgtgtgtctgcagtgttttTTGTGGgcgtagaggggggctgcagtgtgtgtgtgtcagtgggtgtagagggtggaggagggctgcagagtgtgttttggtgtgtgtgcatgtgtgtgcagttTTGTAGGTTTACAGGTGGCTGCagttggtgttgggggggggaggggctgctgtgtgtgtgtgttttgtgagtgtagagggtggcggagggctgcagtgttttgtgggtgtagaggagggtgTTTGCCGAATGTGTAGGGGGGGCTGCATAGTGTatttgtgtgtaggggggggggctgcagagtgtgtgtgtgtgtgtgtgtgtgtgtgtgtgtgtgtgtgtgtgtgtgtgtgtgtgtgtgtgtgtgtgtgtgtatatagaggggagctgtgtgtatgtacaattttctttttaataaacttgcagtaaaagcaaaatgTAGACAATCGTGCTCATGTAGTCTTCCCCTACCTATCTTTATACTGTAGATTTCTGTCTGGTTCGGTTGATATCTTTAACTCACCAGTTTGATAGACCAGGCGTTCCTTAACTTTACTTGACATGGACTATTTCAATGTTAAAAATTTGGAGGGCGTACAaggacatttaaatatataacttGTATTATCTATCAAAATTAATTCAATGTGAGCTGCCAGAAACAAATTTTATGTCTTTGGCGACCACCACcttgttatttaaaaaaacatgattTTCAAGGGACACATTTTAAATATAATTGATATAGAGTAAAGGGAACATTTTCTAATTAAGTACTTCCAAAGCAAATTgtgcaaagttgttttttttccattattattagtacagctcaaccctgttatagcgcggtactcgggggccacccgatataaccggggtcgcgatatattttttttaaatcaccgccgcgcgcccgatcgggaggaggtgaAGTGAGGCGccagcagccctacacgatcccacAGCAGCCACCGTAGTTCCCCCAGCAGCCGCATTTGCCCAAGAAGCCCCGCACTGATCCACCCTCCCCAGCAGCCCTGCACAGATCTCCCCCCAGCAGCTCCACACCaatcccccctgcagccccgtaCCGATCCCCGCCCATCAGCCCCACGATGCTCTCAGCAGcgccgcaccaatcccccccagcatttccacaccaatcccccccagcagccctgCACCGATTTCCCCCCCATCAGCCGCACGATGCCCCCAGCAGCCCTGCACtgatcccccccagcagccccacgatgccctcAGCAGCCATGACACCAGAGGTagggaggggtgctgtgtgtgtgctggtgcagtgtgcagtgtgtgctggtgctgtgtgctctggtgcagtgtgtgctggtgctgagtgtgcagtgtgtgtgtgcttgtggtgtgtgctggtgctgtgtgcagtgtgtgtgtgcttgtggtgtgtgctggtgctgtgtgcagtgtgtgcgcagtgtgctgtttttttgttttttttttaaattcggggtccacggtcaaaccgcgttatagtggatcgcgctataacggggttgagctgtaatttgCTTTACTAATTGAAAACATTTAATTGCTGTCTCTTCTGTTTACTTCTTTTAGAGAACTGCTTGAATGATGAGCAGAACTGGGACGCTTTGTCTAGAGGCTGGTTGATTCCCCGTGTCCCAGAAGTGTCAAAAACCAATGATTCCCGCCACATGTTGGACACGTGcaaggaaccagtgccacatgATGTTGAATTTTCAGGCCTTGTACAGCACACATCACAGATTGACTCCATGTATGGGTCAAACAAACCATATAAAAGCGATTCAAGAAGCTGCAGTGCTCAActttttgtctgtaagtgtggtAAAAGCTTCTCACTGAAAAGGGACCTGCTAACACACCTTTGTGTCAACACTAGCAAGCAACCCTTTACCTGTATAGACCATGGGAAAAGATTTGCACTGAAGAGGAAACTCCTTACACAACAGATGATTCACACAGggaagaaacctttcacatgtgcagagtgtgggaatACCTTTTCTCTGAAGAACAGCCTCCTCGAACACGAGagaattcacacaggggagaaacctttcataTGTATAGATTGTGGGGAAAGCTTTTCACGGAAGAACTACCTTCTCATACACCAgaagattcatacaggggagaagccTTTCGCATGTgctgagtgtgggaaacaattcagtactccGAGCAACCTCCTCGGACACAAGCAGATTCACACAGGggtgaaacctttcacatgtacagagtgtgggaaaagctttttacGGAAGAAgtaccttctcacacaccacaggattcatacaggggagaaaccttttacATGTGCACAGTGTGGAAAAAAATTCAGTGAAAAGGGCA contains the following coding sequences:
- the LOC142464292 gene encoding uncharacterized protein LOC142464292 isoform X3 — its product is MLDTCKEPVPHDVEFSGLVQHTSQIDSMYGSNKPYKSDSRSCSAQLFVCKCGKSFSLKRDLLTHLCVNTSKQPFTCIDHGKRFALKRKLLTQQMIHTGKKPFTCAECGNTFSLKNSLLEHERIHTGEKPFICIDCGESFSRKNYLLIHQKIHTGEKPFACAECGKQFSTPSNLLGHKQIHTGVKPFTCTECGKSFLRKKYLLTHHRIHTGEKPFTCAQCGKKFSEKGNLLGHERIHTGDKPFTCTVCGKSFSHKSSLLVHGRIHTGEKPFTCTECGNCFSRKKYLLTHQRFHTGEKPFTCAECGKQFSENSSLLVHQRIHTGEKPFTCTECGKPFNTRSRLLVHQRIHTGSILQFLHRSPWELNTILWRFWRFGPVFIRRPAGGAREEKRRFPIVSQLSHSFQWGFLDADLQERVGSHPNRRSGYIV